One stretch of Streptomyces sp. MMBL 11-1 DNA includes these proteins:
- the def gene encoding peptide deformylase translates to MRNRPIPGSSGLVREMSLLGDPLLHSACEDVTNFGPSLAGLVEDMFATMYAAQGVGLAANQIGVPLKVFVYDCPDDDDVRHLGHVVNPELVEADGLTVRGPEGCLSLPGLEAGTERFDHAVVEGLTMTGEPVRIAGTGWFARCLQHECDHLAGTVYTDRLTGLRRTRALRAARRAPWARKD, encoded by the coding sequence ATGCGAAACCGCCCGATCCCCGGCAGTTCCGGACTCGTCCGTGAGATGAGTCTGCTCGGCGACCCGTTGCTCCACAGCGCCTGCGAGGACGTCACGAACTTCGGCCCGTCGCTGGCGGGGCTGGTCGAGGACATGTTCGCCACGATGTACGCCGCACAGGGTGTCGGGCTCGCCGCCAATCAGATCGGCGTCCCGCTCAAGGTGTTCGTCTACGACTGCCCGGACGACGACGATGTCCGCCATCTGGGACACGTGGTCAATCCCGAACTGGTCGAGGCGGACGGACTCACCGTACGCGGACCGGAGGGCTGTCTGTCACTTCCCGGTCTGGAAGCGGGCACGGAACGCTTCGACCACGCGGTCGTCGAGGGCCTGACGATGACCGGCGAGCCGGTCCGGATCGCCGGGACCGGGTGGTTCGCCCGGTGCCTCCAGCACGAGTGCGACCACCTGGCGGGCACGGTCTACACCGACCGGCTGACCGGGCTGCGGCGCACCCGGGCGCTGCGCGCGGCGCGCCGCGCACCCTGGGCGCGCAAGGACTGA
- a CDS encoding chloride channel protein: MPATSPGTPVAAPEDPYAPVRTRGYAGLLLMAAVLGVPVSAVAFGFLALVSELQSLTYTELPRAMGFEETPSWWPVPLLGVAGLLVGLTIRRLPGGGGHRPADGLVSTGAPAAADLPGIVLAALLSLGAGAVLGPEAPLIALGGGLAVWAAGRVKGDLTPRARSLVGASGSFAAVSALLGSPLLGAFLLMEVSGLAGPMLGVVLVPGLLAAGIGALMFTGLGSWTGLGTYSLTLGEVPSPAPPDIAGFGWALVLGVVAAFAGAGIRRLSLALRDRVERRTVVATAVMGLVIGGLALAYAETSGKDGSEVLYSGEHELGHLLSGSAGYSVGALVLLIVCKSFAYCASLSCFRGGPVFPAMFVGAVGGIALSHLPGLDLTAGFAMGVGAMCVAMLRLPMTSVLLATLLLGKEGLTVMPLVIVSVVVAYVVTLRLTPAPVAGPRPETG, from the coding sequence ATGCCGGCCACGTCTCCGGGCACACCCGTCGCGGCGCCGGAGGACCCGTACGCACCGGTCCGCACGCGCGGGTACGCGGGGCTGCTGCTGATGGCGGCCGTTCTCGGGGTGCCGGTCTCCGCGGTCGCGTTCGGATTCCTGGCCCTGGTCTCGGAGCTCCAGTCGCTGACGTACACGGAGCTGCCGCGGGCGATGGGCTTCGAGGAGACGCCGTCGTGGTGGCCCGTACCGCTGCTCGGCGTCGCGGGTCTCCTGGTCGGCCTCACCATCCGCCGGCTGCCGGGCGGGGGCGGGCACCGGCCGGCGGACGGGCTGGTGTCCACCGGCGCCCCGGCCGCGGCGGATCTGCCCGGCATCGTCCTGGCGGCGCTGCTCTCGCTGGGTGCGGGCGCCGTGCTCGGGCCGGAAGCACCCCTGATCGCGCTGGGCGGCGGGCTGGCCGTCTGGGCGGCGGGGCGCGTCAAAGGGGACCTGACACCGCGGGCGCGGTCCCTGGTCGGGGCCTCGGGGAGCTTCGCCGCGGTGAGCGCCCTGCTGGGATCCCCGCTGCTGGGCGCCTTCCTGCTGATGGAGGTGTCGGGGCTGGCCGGGCCGATGCTGGGCGTGGTGCTGGTCCCCGGGCTGCTCGCCGCGGGGATCGGCGCGCTGATGTTCACGGGGCTGGGTTCCTGGACGGGCCTGGGAACCTACTCGCTGACGTTGGGCGAGGTGCCGTCGCCGGCGCCCCCCGACATCGCGGGGTTCGGGTGGGCGCTGGTTCTCGGTGTCGTAGCCGCCTTCGCCGGCGCGGGCATCCGCCGGCTCTCGCTGGCTCTGCGGGATCGCGTGGAGCGGCGGACGGTGGTGGCCACGGCGGTGATGGGGCTGGTCATCGGCGGGCTCGCGCTGGCGTACGCCGAGACGTCCGGCAAGGACGGTTCCGAGGTGCTGTATTCGGGTGAGCACGAGCTGGGCCATCTCCTGTCCGGGAGCGCGGGGTATTCGGTCGGTGCGCTGGTCCTGCTCATCGTCTGCAAGTCCTTCGCCTACTGCGCCTCGTTGAGCTGTTTCCGGGGCGGCCCCGTCTTTCCCGCGATGTTCGTGGGCGCGGTGGGGGGCATCGCGCTGTCCCATCTGCCGGGTCTGGATCTCACCGCGGGGTTCGCGATGGGCGTCGGGGCCATGTGCGTGGCGATGCTGCGGCTGCCGATGACCTCGGTGCTCCTGGCGACGCTCCTGCTGGGCAAGGAAGGTCTCACCGTGATGCCCCTGGTGATCGTGTCGGTGGTGGTGGCGTACGTGGTCACCCTCCGGTTGACACCGGCGCCGGTCGCCGGACCGCGGCCGGAGACCGGGTGA
- a CDS encoding DUF389 domain-containing protein, protein MDMIHIRAVSPPDLTDEVVGLLSGDPCVLNLIVQRDVARRPDGDSIACDVLTGAANDVLHRLRAVRLDQRGSLVIEPVDMAFSGAATEGGQRELGPLSRAPVWEQVEARIRSGGRYPPSFFLYLVVAGLIGSVGIVTNSQILIVAAMVVGPEYGAIVSVALGIDRGHRAMVRSGLAAMGAGFLLTIVTTFLFALLVRGFGMQSEAFDRGLRPVSHLINTPNFFSVAVATLAGIVGIVSLTEARSSALLGVFISVTTIPAAADIAVSTAFTSWSDVRGSAIQLVVNILVLIVVGTATLKAQRAIWQRVGLRRDRGRRLAEEA, encoded by the coding sequence ATGGACATGATCCACATCCGCGCGGTGAGCCCGCCGGACCTGACCGACGAGGTCGTCGGCCTGCTCTCGGGCGACCCCTGCGTGCTCAATCTCATCGTCCAGCGCGATGTCGCGCGCCGTCCGGACGGCGACTCCATCGCCTGCGACGTGCTGACAGGGGCGGCGAACGACGTGCTGCACCGCTTGCGCGCCGTCCGGCTGGACCAGCGTGGATCCCTCGTCATCGAGCCGGTCGACATGGCCTTCTCCGGCGCCGCCACCGAAGGGGGACAGCGCGAGCTGGGGCCGCTGAGCCGGGCCCCGGTCTGGGAGCAGGTCGAGGCGCGCATCAGATCCGGCGGGCGGTACCCGCCGAGCTTCTTTCTCTATCTGGTCGTCGCCGGGCTGATCGGTTCGGTCGGCATCGTCACCAACTCGCAGATCCTGATCGTGGCGGCGATGGTCGTCGGGCCGGAGTACGGCGCCATCGTCAGCGTGGCGCTGGGGATCGACCGGGGCCATCGGGCCATGGTGCGCAGCGGGCTGGCCGCCATGGGGGCCGGTTTCCTCCTCACCATCGTCACCACGTTCCTCTTCGCCCTCCTCGTCCGCGGTTTCGGGATGCAGTCGGAGGCCTTCGACCGGGGTCTGCGCCCCGTCTCCCATCTCATCAACACACCGAACTTCTTCTCGGTCGCCGTCGCGACCCTGGCCGGGATCGTCGGGATCGTGTCACTCACCGAGGCCAGGAGCAGCGCCCTGCTCGGCGTGTTCATCTCCGTGACGACGATCCCGGCCGCGGCGGACATCGCCGTCTCCACGGCGTTCACCAGTTGGTCCGACGTACGGGGCTCGGCCATCCAGCTCGTGGTGAACATCCTGGTGCTGATCGTGGTGGGCACGGCCACGCTCAAGGCCCAGCGGGCGATCTGGCAACGGGTCGGACTCCGGCGTGACCGTGGCCGCCGACTCGCGGAAGAGGCCTGA
- a CDS encoding TetR family transcriptional regulator, with the protein METARSAERQRTAAERRRRELLEAADRVVLRDGPQASMNAIAAEAGITKPILYRHFGDKGGLYRALAKRHTDALLSALRAALDAPADRRERVESTLDTYLAAIEARPQVYRFLMHPADGAAADTAPSPEQGFDVGRHSAPLLRRLGEELGQVIAERVDLGPDSEQTARIWGHGIVGMMHAAGDWWLGDRPCSRERLVSSLADLLWGRLAETGDLQGGPGF; encoded by the coding sequence ATGGAGACCGCACGAAGCGCCGAGCGACAGCGGACCGCGGCCGAGCGCCGTCGCCGCGAGTTGCTGGAAGCGGCGGACCGGGTGGTGCTCAGGGACGGACCGCAGGCCTCGATGAACGCCATCGCCGCCGAGGCCGGGATCACCAAACCCATCCTCTACCGCCACTTCGGGGACAAGGGCGGCCTCTACCGCGCCCTCGCCAAGCGCCACACCGACGCACTGCTCAGCGCCCTGCGAGCCGCCCTGGACGCGCCCGCCGACCGGCGCGAGCGGGTGGAGTCCACGCTCGACACCTATCTCGCGGCGATCGAGGCCCGCCCGCAGGTCTACCGCTTCCTGATGCATCCCGCCGACGGTGCCGCCGCCGACACGGCCCCCTCCCCCGAGCAGGGCTTCGACGTCGGCCGGCACTCCGCCCCGCTGCTGCGCCGCCTCGGCGAGGAGCTGGGCCAGGTGATCGCCGAGCGGGTCGACCTGGGCCCGGACAGCGAGCAGACGGCACGCATCTGGGGGCACGGGATCGTGGGCATGATGCACGCCGCGGGCGACTGGTGGCTCGGCGACCGGCCCTGCTCCCGCGAACGGCTGGTGAGCAGCCTCGCCGATCTGCTGTGGGGCAGGCTCGCGGAGACGGGCGACCTCCAGGGCGGCCCGGGGTTCTGA
- a CDS encoding DUF6011 domain-containing protein: MEIPDALPEPLPGAAGAAAPGPADEGEQHRGRRLVRCRLCGRPLTGTDSRRAGLGPSCDAKLHPAPPDIRTRRHEVDQDPLPGT; this comes from the coding sequence GTGGAGATTCCCGACGCCCTTCCCGAACCGCTGCCCGGTGCCGCCGGAGCCGCCGCCCCGGGCCCCGCCGACGAAGGCGAGCAGCACCGGGGCCGCCGCCTCGTCCGCTGCCGCCTCTGCGGCCGGCCCCTCACCGGGACCGACTCGCGCCGGGCCGGCCTCGGACCGTCCTGCGACGCCAAGCTGCACCCGGCGCCGCCGGACATCCGCACCCGCCGCCACGAGGTCGACCAGGACCCGCTGCCCGGCACGTAG
- a CDS encoding MurT ligase domain-containing protein: MAGNTEPLSPRAKLAVTAGKAAAAVSRAAGRGSGSVIGGRVALKLDPDLLGRLAQHLDVILVSATNGKTTTTRLIAEALRAAGPVVSNALGANMPAGITSALAGGSDAKFGVIEVDEKYLAGVARDTTPKAIALLNLSRDQLDRAAETRMMAEQWREGLSGSKAVVIANADDPLVVWAASSSPNVVWVAAGQAWKDDAWSCPSCGGVMQRPGDDWFCGQCGFRRPAPSWALNGDYVLDPHGSAWPIHLQLPGRANKANATSSAAVAAVFGVPPQVALERMYQVQAVAGRYDVVTFQNRELRLLLAKNPAGWLETFSLIDPPPTPVILSVNARGADGTDTSWLWDVDYTQLAGHPIFVLGDRKLDLAVRLEVAGLDFRVCETLDEAVQHAPPGRIEVIANYTAFQDLRRRVGN; this comes from the coding sequence ATGGCAGGCAACACGGAGCCGTTGTCGCCGCGGGCCAAACTGGCCGTGACGGCGGGCAAGGCCGCGGCGGCGGTGTCACGCGCCGCGGGGCGGGGCAGCGGATCGGTGATCGGCGGCCGGGTGGCGCTCAAACTCGACCCCGACCTGCTGGGGCGGCTGGCGCAGCACCTGGACGTGATCCTCGTGTCGGCGACGAACGGCAAGACGACCACCACACGGCTGATCGCCGAGGCGCTGCGGGCCGCTGGGCCCGTCGTGTCGAACGCGCTCGGCGCGAACATGCCCGCGGGCATCACCTCGGCGCTGGCCGGCGGCTCGGACGCGAAGTTCGGCGTGATCGAGGTCGACGAGAAGTATCTGGCGGGTGTCGCGCGCGACACCACGCCCAAGGCGATCGCCCTGCTCAACCTCTCGCGCGACCAGCTGGACCGCGCGGCGGAGACCCGGATGATGGCCGAGCAGTGGCGCGAGGGCCTCTCCGGCTCGAAGGCCGTGGTCATCGCGAACGCGGACGACCCGCTGGTCGTCTGGGCGGCCTCCTCCTCGCCCAACGTGGTGTGGGTGGCGGCCGGTCAGGCGTGGAAGGACGACGCCTGGTCCTGCCCGTCCTGCGGCGGTGTGATGCAGCGCCCGGGCGACGACTGGTTCTGCGGGCAGTGCGGCTTCCGCCGCCCCGCCCCGAGCTGGGCGCTGAACGGCGACTACGTCCTGGACCCGCACGGTTCGGCGTGGCCGATCCACCTTCAGCTGCCGGGCCGCGCGAACAAGGCGAACGCCACCAGTTCCGCCGCCGTCGCCGCCGTCTTCGGGGTGCCGCCGCAGGTCGCGCTGGAGCGGATGTACCAGGTGCAGGCGGTGGCCGGACGCTACGACGTCGTCACCTTCCAGAACCGTGAGCTGCGTCTGCTGCTGGCGAAGAACCCGGCCGGCTGGCTGGAGACGTTCTCGCTGATCGACCCGCCGCCGACGCCGGTGATCCTCTCGGTGAACGCGCGCGGCGCGGACGGCACGGACACCTCCTGGCTGTGGGACGTGGACTACACGCAGCTGGCGGGTCACCCGATCTTCGTGCTCGGCGACCGGAAGCTGGACCTCGCGGTCCGCCTCGAAGTGGCCGGTCTCGACTTCCGGGTCTGCGAGACGCTCGACGAGGCCGTGCAGCACGCGCCGCCCGGCCGCATCGAGGTCATCGCCAACTACACCGCCTTCCAGGATCTGCGCCGTCGTGTCGGCAACTGA
- a CDS encoding 6-phosphofructokinase encodes MRIGVLTSGGDCPGLNAVIRSVVHRAVVDHGDEVIGFHDGWKGLLECDYRKLDLDAVGGILARGGTILGSSRVQPAHLRDGVERARGHVADLGLDAIIPIGGEGTLKAANLLSEAGLPIVGVPKTIDNDIASTDVTFGFDTAVGVATEALDRLKTTAESHQRVLIVEVMGRHTGWIALHSGMAAGAHAIVVPERPFDIDELTELVGKRFSAGKKFAIVVVAEGAKPRAGSMQFEQGVKDIYGHERFAGVATQLSGELEQRLGKEARPVILGHVQRGGTPTAYDRVLATRFGWHAVEAAHRGEFGMLTALRGTDIVMVPLGEAVETLKTVPAERYAEAECVL; translated from the coding sequence ATGCGCATTGGCGTACTCACCTCCGGCGGCGACTGCCCCGGCCTCAACGCCGTCATCCGTTCCGTCGTGCACCGCGCGGTGGTGGACCACGGCGACGAGGTCATCGGCTTCCACGACGGCTGGAAGGGCCTGCTGGAGTGCGACTACCGCAAGCTCGACCTTGACGCGGTGGGCGGCATCCTGGCCCGCGGCGGCACGATCCTCGGTTCCTCCCGGGTCCAGCCCGCGCATCTGCGCGACGGCGTGGAGCGCGCCCGCGGCCATGTCGCGGACCTCGGCCTGGACGCCATCATCCCGATCGGCGGCGAGGGCACCCTCAAGGCCGCGAACCTCCTCTCCGAGGCCGGTCTCCCGATCGTCGGCGTCCCCAAGACCATCGACAACGACATAGCCTCCACCGACGTCACCTTCGGCTTCGACACCGCCGTCGGCGTCGCCACCGAGGCGCTGGACCGGCTGAAGACCACCGCCGAGTCGCACCAGCGGGTGCTGATCGTCGAGGTCATGGGCCGGCACACCGGCTGGATCGCCCTGCACTCCGGCATGGCCGCCGGAGCCCACGCCATCGTGGTGCCCGAGCGCCCGTTCGACATAGACGAGCTGACCGAGCTGGTCGGCAAGCGCTTCTCGGCGGGCAAGAAGTTCGCCATCGTGGTGGTCGCCGAGGGCGCGAAGCCACGCGCGGGCTCCATGCAGTTCGAGCAGGGCGTCAAGGACATCTACGGTCACGAGCGGTTCGCCGGGGTGGCCACGCAGCTCTCCGGGGAGCTGGAGCAGCGGCTCGGCAAGGAGGCCCGTCCGGTCATCCTCGGCCACGTCCAGCGCGGCGGCACGCCCACCGCGTACGACCGGGTCCTGGCGACCCGGTTCGGCTGGCACGCGGTGGAGGCGGCGCACCGGGGCGAGTTCGGGATGCTGACCGCGCTGCGCGGCACCGACATCGTGATGGTCCCGCTGGGCGAGGCCGTCGAGACGCTGAAGACGGTCCCCGCCGAGCGGTACGCCGAGGCGGAGTGCGTGCTGTAG
- a CDS encoding glutathione peroxidase, with protein MTLHDIPLRTLAGEPTTLGAYSGRAVLLVNVASKCGLTPQYEGLERLQQNYGDRGLTVLGVPCNQFAGQEPGSAEEIQTFCSTTYGVTFPLLEKIDVNGADRHPLYVELTKLADADGEAGDVQWNFEKFLISPAGEPVARLRPRSEPEATEVVAAIEAQLPG; from the coding sequence ATGACGCTGCACGACATTCCGCTGCGCACCCTCGCGGGCGAGCCGACCACACTGGGCGCGTACAGCGGCCGGGCCGTCCTCTTGGTGAACGTGGCCTCCAAGTGCGGTCTCACTCCGCAGTACGAGGGCCTGGAGCGGCTGCAGCAGAACTACGGGGACCGGGGCCTGACCGTGCTCGGCGTCCCGTGCAACCAGTTCGCCGGGCAGGAGCCGGGCAGCGCGGAGGAGATCCAGACCTTCTGCTCGACGACGTACGGGGTCACCTTCCCGCTGCTGGAGAAGATCGACGTCAACGGTGCGGACCGGCACCCGCTGTACGTGGAGCTGACGAAGCTGGCGGACGCGGACGGGGAGGCCGGGGACGTCCAGTGGAACTTCGAGAAGTTCCTCATCTCGCCGGCCGGTGAGCCGGTGGCCCGGCTCCGTCCGCGCTCCGAGCCCGAGGCCACGGAGGTCGTGGCGGCGATCGAGGCGCAGCTGCCGGGCTGA
- a CDS encoding acyl-CoA dehydrogenase family protein codes for MAEFTLDLNDDQKQVREWLHGFAADVIRPAASEWDEREETPWPVIQEAAKVGIYSLDFYAQQFFDPTGLGIPMAMEELFWGDAGIALSIVGTGLAAVGVLANGTEEQIGTWIPQMYGDADDVKVAAFCSSEPDAGSDVASMRTRAVYDEAKDEWVLNGTKTWATNGGIANVHVVVAVVDPDIGSKGHASFIVPPNTPGLSQGQKFKKHGIRASHTAEVVLEDVRVPGHCLLGGKEKLDERLARARERARAGGERVKNAAMATFEASRPAVGAMAVGTARAAYEVALDYARTRSQFGRPIIDNQGIAFQLADMRTRIDAARLLVWRASWMAATGKPFTSAEGSMSKLYASETARDVTAQAIQILGGNGFTREYPVERMHRDAAIYTIFEGTSEIQRLVIARTLSGMPIR; via the coding sequence ATGGCCGAGTTCACGCTCGATCTCAACGACGACCAGAAGCAGGTCAGGGAGTGGCTCCACGGCTTCGCCGCGGACGTCATCCGCCCCGCCGCCTCGGAGTGGGACGAGCGCGAGGAGACGCCCTGGCCCGTCATCCAGGAAGCGGCCAAGGTCGGCATCTACTCCCTGGACTTCTACGCCCAGCAGTTCTTCGACCCTACGGGCCTCGGCATCCCCATGGCCATGGAAGAGCTCTTCTGGGGCGACGCGGGCATCGCCCTGTCGATCGTCGGTACGGGCCTGGCGGCCGTCGGCGTCCTCGCCAACGGCACCGAGGAGCAGATCGGCACCTGGATCCCGCAGATGTACGGCGACGCCGACGACGTGAAGGTCGCCGCCTTCTGCTCCTCCGAGCCCGACGCCGGATCGGACGTCGCCTCGATGCGCACCCGGGCCGTCTACGACGAGGCCAAGGACGAGTGGGTCCTCAACGGCACCAAGACCTGGGCGACCAACGGCGGCATAGCCAATGTCCACGTCGTCGTCGCCGTCGTCGACCCCGACATCGGCTCCAAGGGCCACGCCTCCTTCATCGTGCCGCCGAACACCCCCGGCCTCTCCCAGGGCCAGAAGTTCAAGAAGCACGGCATCCGCGCCTCCCACACCGCCGAGGTGGTCCTGGAGGACGTCCGCGTCCCCGGACACTGCCTGCTCGGCGGCAAGGAGAAGCTCGACGAGCGCCTCGCCCGGGCGCGGGAGCGCGCCAGGGCCGGCGGCGAGCGCGTCAAGAACGCGGCGATGGCCACCTTCGAGGCCTCCCGCCCCGCCGTCGGCGCCATGGCCGTGGGCACCGCCCGCGCGGCCTACGAGGTCGCCCTCGACTACGCGAGGACCCGCAGCCAGTTCGGCCGCCCGATCATCGACAACCAGGGCATCGCCTTCCAGCTCGCCGACATGCGCACCCGGATCGACGCGGCCCGGCTGCTGGTCTGGCGCGCCTCCTGGATGGCCGCCACCGGAAAGCCGTTCACCTCGGCCGAGGGCTCCATGTCGAAGCTGTACGCGAGCGAGACCGCCCGGGACGTCACCGCGCAGGCGATCCAGATCCTCGGCGGCAACGGCTTCACCCGTGAGTACCCGGTCGAGCGCATGCACCGCGACGCGGCCATCTACACCATCTTCGAGGGCACCAGCGAGATCCAGCGCCTGGTGATCGCCCGCACGCTGTCGGGCATGCCGATCCGCTAG
- a CDS encoding acyl-CoA thioesterase, with translation MTNPAERLVDLLDLERIEVNIFRGRSPEESLQRVFGGQVAGQALVAAGRTTDGERPVHSLHAYFLRPGRPGVPIVYQVERVRDGRSFTTRRVTAVQEGRTIFNLTASFHRPEEAGFEHQLPPARIVPDPEELPTVAEEVREHLGVLPEALERMARRQPFDIRYVDRLRWTKDEIKDADPRSAVWMRAVGPLGDDPLVHTCALTYASDMTLLDAVRIPVEPLWGPRGFDMASLDHAMWFHRPFRADEWFLYDQESPIATGGRGLARGRIYDRSGQLLVSVVQEGLFRRLTSD, from the coding sequence ATGACGAACCCGGCCGAGCGCCTGGTCGACCTGCTCGACCTGGAGCGGATCGAGGTCAACATCTTCCGCGGCCGCAGTCCCGAGGAGTCCCTGCAACGGGTCTTCGGCGGGCAGGTCGCGGGCCAGGCGCTGGTGGCTGCGGGCCGCACGACGGACGGGGAGCGGCCGGTGCACTCGCTGCACGCCTACTTCCTGCGGCCGGGCCGTCCAGGAGTGCCGATCGTGTACCAGGTGGAGCGGGTGCGGGACGGCCGGTCCTTCACCACCCGGCGGGTGACGGCCGTCCAGGAGGGCCGGACGATCTTCAACCTGACGGCGTCGTTCCACCGCCCCGAGGAGGCGGGCTTCGAGCACCAGCTGCCGCCGGCCCGGATCGTCCCGGACCCGGAGGAGCTGCCGACGGTCGCCGAGGAAGTGCGCGAGCACCTCGGCGTGCTGCCGGAGGCGCTGGAGCGGATGGCCCGGCGGCAGCCCTTCGACATCCGTTACGTCGACCGGCTGCGCTGGACGAAGGACGAGATCAAGGACGCGGATCCGCGGAGCGCGGTGTGGATGCGGGCGGTGGGCCCGCTGGGCGACGACCCGCTGGTGCACACCTGCGCGCTGACGTACGCGAGCGACATGACGCTGCTGGACGCGGTCCGCATCCCGGTGGAGCCGCTGTGGGGTCCGCGCGGCTTCGACATGGCCTCGCTGGACCACGCGATGTGGTTCCACCGGCCGTTCCGGGCGGACGAGTGGTTCCTGTACGACCAGGAGTCGCCGATCGCCACGGGCGGCCGGGGGCTGGCGCGGGGCCGGATCTACGACCGTTCGGGTCAGCTGCTGGTGTCGGTGGTGCAGGAGGGGCTGTTCCGGCGGCTGACGAGCGACTAA
- a CDS encoding type 1 glutamine amidotransferase, producing the protein MSNNGLRLVWVYPDLLSTYGDQGNALVVERRARQRGLDVQRVDVRSDQPVPTSGDIYLIGGGEDRPQRLAAERLRRDGGLSRAASNGAIIFSVCAGYQILGHEFVNDLGEREAGLGLLDVVSTRGEGARCVGDVLADIDPHLGLPPLTGFENHQGVTHLGPTARPLARVQFGRGNGTGDGTEGAYNDTVFGTYMHGPVLARNPQIADLLLKLALDVNALPPTDDRWYEALRAERIASATQPA; encoded by the coding sequence ATGAGCAACAACGGTCTGCGTCTGGTCTGGGTCTACCCCGACCTGCTCAGCACCTACGGCGACCAGGGCAACGCCCTGGTCGTGGAGCGGCGCGCCCGCCAGCGCGGTCTGGACGTGCAGCGCGTCGACGTGCGCAGCGACCAGCCGGTGCCGACGTCCGGCGACATCTATCTGATCGGCGGCGGTGAGGACCGGCCGCAGCGCCTGGCGGCCGAGCGGCTGCGCCGCGACGGCGGGCTGAGCCGGGCCGCGTCCAACGGCGCGATCATCTTCTCGGTCTGCGCGGGCTACCAGATCCTCGGGCACGAGTTCGTCAACGACCTCGGTGAGCGCGAGGCCGGTCTCGGTCTGCTCGACGTGGTCTCCACCCGCGGCGAGGGCGCGCGGTGCGTCGGCGACGTACTGGCGGACATCGACCCGCACCTCGGGCTGCCGCCGCTGACCGGGTTCGAGAACCACCAGGGCGTCACCCATCTCGGCCCGACGGCCCGGCCGCTGGCCCGGGTGCAGTTCGGCCGCGGCAACGGCACCGGGGACGGCACGGAGGGCGCGTACAACGACACGGTCTTCGGGACGTACATGCACGGCCCCGTGCTGGCCCGCAACCCTCAGATCGCCGATCTGCTGCTGAAGCTGGCCCTCGACGTGAACGCGCTGCCGCCCACCGACGACCGCTGGTACGAGGCGCTGCGCGCCGAGCGGATCGCCTCGGCGACCCAGCCCGCCTGA
- a CDS encoding GNAT family N-acetyltransferase yields MTEIVHVSAPELVTYADDLAGLLAETVDEGSSVGFLAPLDRETAAAWWRERAGDVETGRIGIWIAREGGRVSGTIALVRAPLPNARHRAEVAKLMVRPSARGQGLGGALLSAVEAYAATEGITLLILDTESGSLAEQVYCRAGWTKVGSVPGYAADPAGSLKPTTFYYKELAAP; encoded by the coding sequence ATGACCGAGATCGTCCATGTGTCCGCTCCCGAGCTGGTCACGTACGCCGACGACCTGGCCGGCCTCCTGGCCGAGACCGTCGACGAGGGGTCCTCGGTGGGCTTCCTCGCCCCGTTGGACCGGGAGACGGCCGCCGCCTGGTGGCGCGAGCGGGCCGGCGACGTGGAGACGGGGCGGATCGGCATCTGGATCGCACGTGAGGGCGGTCGGGTCTCCGGGACGATCGCCCTGGTCCGCGCTCCGCTGCCCAACGCCCGGCATCGCGCGGAGGTCGCCAAGCTCATGGTCCGGCCCTCCGCGCGCGGCCAGGGGCTCGGCGGGGCTCTGCTGTCCGCGGTCGAGGCGTACGCGGCGACCGAGGGCATCACACTGCTGATCCTGGACACCGAGAGCGGCAGCCTGGCCGAGCAGGTCTACTGCCGGGCGGGCTGGACGAAGGTCGGGAGTGTGCCGGGATACGCGGCGGATCCGGCGGGCAGCCTCAAGCCGACCACTTTCTACTACAAGGAGCTCGCCGCTCCGTGA